In the genome of Cheilinus undulatus linkage group 6, ASM1832078v1, whole genome shotgun sequence, one region contains:
- the eif4ebp2 gene encoding eukaryotic translation initiation factor 4E-binding protein 2, which translates to MSAIRQLSESRAIPTRTVLINDTTQLPHDYCTTPGGTLFSTTPGGTRIIYDRKFLLDRRNSPIAQTPPAHLPVIPGVTSQHVLSENQKNEANNHINNHDGKPTTGDDAQFEMDI; encoded by the exons ATGTCTGCCATTCGTCAGCTGAGCGAGAGCAGGGCCATCCCGACCAGGACGGTGTTGATCAACGACACAACGCAGCTACCTCATGACTATTGTACCACCCCTGGAGGCACTTTATTTTCTACCACTCCCGGAG GAACCCGGATCATCTATGACCGTAAGTTCCTGCTGGACAGGCGTAATTCTCCCATCGCCCAGACTCCCCCAGCTCACCTGCCTGTCATCCCCGGAGTGACTAGCCAACATGTCCTGAGCGAGAACCAGAAGAACGAAGCCAACAACCACATCAACAACCATGATGGCAAGCCCACAACCG GTGATGATGCCCAGTTTGAAATGGACATCTAA